Proteins encoded in a region of the Paraburkholderia flava genome:
- a CDS encoding glycosyltransferase family 2 protein — translation MTQEARLAVVIPSYKVSRFIEGVIGSIGPEVSLIYVVDDCCPEKTGQLVEEKVKDHRVRVVYHEQNQGVGGAVMSGYRRALADGADVIVKLDGDGQMDAALIKQFVAPIVNGQADYTKGNRFFDLTNIHRMPKMRLFGNAGLSFMAKLSTGYWDVFDPTNGYTAIHATAARRLPMDKISKRYFFETDMLFRLGILRAVVVDVPMDAVYGDEVSNLKISKVLGEFAAKHARNFLKRIFYNYFLRDMSIASLELVIGLCLFLFGGLYGAYHWIHSASIGVVTPAGTVMAAALPLLAGLQLLLNFFSYDIANVPRPPVHRFAVMRPETAPVNAPGEPR, via the coding sequence ATGACTCAGGAAGCTCGCCTTGCGGTGGTCATTCCTTCGTATAAGGTGTCACGTTTTATCGAAGGCGTCATAGGTAGCATTGGCCCTGAAGTGAGCCTGATCTACGTCGTCGACGATTGCTGCCCGGAGAAGACGGGGCAACTCGTCGAGGAGAAGGTCAAGGATCATCGCGTACGCGTCGTCTATCACGAGCAGAATCAGGGTGTGGGCGGCGCCGTGATGAGCGGCTATCGGCGCGCGCTTGCCGATGGTGCGGACGTCATCGTGAAGCTCGACGGCGACGGGCAAATGGACGCGGCGCTTATCAAGCAGTTCGTTGCTCCCATCGTCAACGGCCAGGCCGACTATACGAAAGGTAACCGCTTCTTCGATCTGACCAACATTCACCGGATGCCGAAGATGCGCCTTTTCGGCAATGCCGGGTTGTCGTTCATGGCGAAGTTGTCGACCGGTTACTGGGACGTCTTCGATCCGACCAACGGCTATACCGCGATTCACGCAACCGCGGCGCGGCGCCTGCCGATGGACAAGATCAGCAAACGGTATTTCTTCGAAACCGACATGCTGTTCAGACTGGGCATTTTGCGCGCGGTTGTCGTAGACGTGCCGATGGATGCGGTCTATGGGGACGAAGTCAGCAATCTGAAGATTTCGAAGGTGCTCGGCGAATTCGCTGCCAAACACGCACGCAATTTTCTGAAGCGCATCTTCTACAACTACTTCTTGCGCGACATGTCGATCGCGTCGCTTGAGCTGGTGATCGGGCTGTGTCTGTTCCTGTTCGGCGGCCTGTACGGTGCATATCACTGGATACATTCGGCTTCGATCGGCGTTGTCACGCCAGCCGGCACCGTCATGGCGGCGGCGTTGCCGTTACTGGCGGGCCTTCAACTATTGTTGAATTTCTTCAGCTATGACATTGCGAATGTGCCGCGACCGCCGGTGCATCGGTTTGCGGTGATGCGCCCGGAGACCGCACCGGTAAACGCTCCCGGGGAACCGCGTTAG